The Vanessa atalanta chromosome 2, ilVanAtal1.2, whole genome shotgun sequence DNA window CAAAGCTATCAGTATGAGGGTAGTTCAAATGTTCGGTTTTGTatcttgtaattataatataaatattattccacAAATCCTTTTAcgactaaatataatacaataaatgtaactacttatttatatttattatctgtggcgAAAAATGGTAACTAAATATGACTCACATTATTATCTTAAACTTAAGTATTTAATGGTACACAAAACATTGTTCGCGGTGTTTAAATAACTACTATAACTAAATAAAGCTCTTACGGAGAGACAACGTTTTATCGTCGGGGAACTACTATGCTGTGGAATTCCCTGGAGCTACATAGTTCAGAGTCGAACGATGCTCATCCTCTTCGcacatattaataaacataaaaactatGGAAGTGTTAAACAATATATCGTCTCTGTCATACTAATGGCAAATTATCAAGAAAGACAAagacaaaaattgtttttttttttttttaagtccagTGTTTCATGTTTAATAATGATGCAGTTTAATTTGTATGCGATTAATCGACGGATTTTTTACTTCTGTCTCCAGCGCTGATGATTTTCAGTAGACGCACAGCTGGTGCTTCGAAGGCTAGTGATATAGCAAACGAAGCCAGAAAAGCCATTACCGCGTAACCGGCGTATATTGTTAGCTGAAAATCAATAAGTCGGTTTTAATTAAGAGTATTAATTAcgaatatgtatgtttaattttttttatttgtcacggGATGTGACAGAGGCATGCgtgtgcttgtttttttttatgtataatgtgtCTAGTAAACTTATGTAAGAaaacaaatactattataataaatataaatatatataatttcgataCTAATTATCAAACTGACCtgctacatattaaaaaaatatattaaaaaaaattgtgactaTTGATCGACTGATTTTACCTATAtgcaataatatacaaatattgttcGTTTATTATTCAAGGGATATGATACCAAAATACTTTAGCGTATTAAGTTCTACCCATAAACAATACCCGTTCGGATATTCGTACGTAAAAAGTGAAACTCGACGGCAGTAGGCTTTTTCATGTTAAAGCTAAGAATAGATTTTGTGTTTTGTAGATGTTCATTCTATGTGTACGAGAGGTGGGAGAAAGGCCGATATTGCGAAACGAAATAGATTCGGGAACGTATACAgatatgtatctatatttaaaaaaaaatattgggacCGAGGTCtattcaacattatttttattgcatattctAGTATAcgcattgaatataaaatatattcgaaaattgtatttcaattttaGAAGCATCGAGCCGAACTGTTGCTGTTAAATTGAAGATATGAAATGCTTTGTGCTATCTCGAATACGATTcacaacttttaaattatatattgaaccGTTAAAGTTACctgaatacaaatacaaaaaaaaaatgtttttataactaCTATACTAAAGTAATTAGGAGTGGCATCTtagtaaaaaagtttttatataattgattgaAAACATTAGTCAGTGGTGCCTATGTATAATTGGATTgctgaataatatgctttttttttaaataaaattgcaatataagaaatattaaccgaaaTAAGTACTTATGTTAAATAGtgtgatgttataaataaagataaattaatcaaaaactctttatagtatataatgtaACCAATCATGTACATATTACCAAATTGAAtggtatattataagtataaatctgtatatatatagatatattagatataatttatgaatatactcACAACCATAGAATTTTGCAAGTGCAAAGGGCCGTCGAGTAGGAAGGAGGTATACATCATAATAGTGGGGTGCACGAGGTAGGCGCAGTACGTGAGTCGGCTCAGAGGCAACAGGCCTCGGTACGAGAGCGCCGAATTTATCAACCCACCGTAGCCGCAGCAACACGCGACGGATATCCATGCTAAAGCCACTCCCCATCCTGAATTATAGAAACGGAATCAATGttataattttcaacaaaaatataaaatgacaaaaaataattagaccAGTACTTATATTGTAGAATTATTTACGATTGAAATGAAATGTGTAATCAAAAtggctatttatatatatacataatattagaaatttgaTAATCTATTACCTGTGTGCCCAACGCTTACGTAAAATGCAGTAGGCCATACTTCAAAGTACCCGTCCACCATGCCGAAGATCAAGCTTGTGATTATGACCAGCGCTGTAGGCCAGCCTACCGCCACGAGCCAGTACGGAATTCGTACTTGACACTTAGTCTTATGGAGGTACCATCCTACCATCATCCctgaaaaaaatagtaatatgggaaactatttttacaaatgggttggtaaattataaagaaatacacAGTTTggaaatatcccactgctgaacAACGGCCTCCTCTCCGCTTGAGGAGTACgtttggagtttattcaacGTATACAACTTCAATTCATAGTGTTGGATATATGTGCATGTTTTGACAATTTCCCCTTCaccgataaataataatcacaaattaatagaatattttttttttgaatttccgTTTCCTAACGATGTATGGCCTTTtcgattacattatttaaatctattaactAAACTTTTACCTCAGAATACATTTTTCTAAACGATTTTATGAAAACATCAGTTATATTAGTGAGTTATGCttagaaaatattcataatatcataaataatagcctgataaaattaattgagaACAAATGCGTATGTAATATGAATgtgtgaaatttataattaattataaaagattaagTAACATACTTTATAAATCATATCCCTTACAGTTACAGTATATTGTCAGCACACCTCCCTGTCTCTGGGATAAATTATGTTACGTCCCATTTCATgagactaatataataatattaaagtgaacACCTCACTAATAGACGTTGTATATTGTTTGTATAGCTGTATGTACACAATGCTCTATCTTCTTCTTCCAATTGTCAAAATACTGATGGCAGAAAGAGATAGATTGAAGTATAACTAGTCCGTCCGCTATACGTTTATTACTAAGACcgtttaactataaaataacagtatcgcttaattttaatgcaaattaaGAGGTATATCAGTATTTTAATTGGGGAGATTTAAGCAAAACTATAGAGTTTACCTACCCATAGGGGTAGGTCCACCCACTCGTCGGTTATTCTAACGACAAATACATTGTGTCAAAGAAGTATTTGCGTTGCTATGTCCCAGTTTGATgtgtgagtgagacagtgtaattttagaaacattttttCTAGAAAAAATTAACTcgattccattttatttatatgtttgaaaGTGCCCATATAACTAGCATGCTTGTCCCGTGGCTTATATAATTTCGATTTAAGGCTGAAAATTCTGAGGTCCTGGTTTAAATAAAGCAGGGCAACAGggctttaaaaaatagtttttctgGCAATAAAATTTCACTACCGGCCCGAATTTTGCTACTAGtaaattttttcaatttagaattaatcgttctaaattccgaaccggtggtagctttacttaatatagctttagattttttagatttttgattaggtttcttaaaaattaaattaaagcctGAAAGGAGTGCTTATTATCGagacattaaattttacatcttCTTTCCTGTTGAGGGAGTTCGTATAAACTTACCGACCAAATACGGTCCGATTCTTGACCAAGGTTTGTCATAAAGGGGATCGAACATTTCGAAGGGTTCCTGTATGCGAGCTTTGTATTGGTGCCACACTGATACGTAGATAGTGGTTGCCCAGGAACTAACCAGCACCAGGATCAGCGATACCATTGCGAACCTTATATGTCTGTAATAAAGTTACAAAATCTCAGCATATAAATTGTAacgtaaatgttttaattttaaattaactcgtGAATTCGTTAGTTGCGTTGATGTTTCATGCTTTAAAGCAAAGGATAATATTGTGAGATAAAATCTGTTTTCTCGCCAGCTCGTCCACTTCCAACCTGTCTGAGCTCATTTGTACAGGTCTTTgtgattatgtaattaatattaaattcttaagaaaataaagtgcctctttaaattagtttttataagtgAATTTTCTCATACTTACTttacagatattaataataatataataccaataacataaaattgcGTGTCGTTTGCCATATACCAGGACCACACCATACACATGTCCTTTTGcgggaataaattattaatatatagcaAGTTGCGCCACCAGTAGAGGTCGCAATTGATGTGGTCGAAAATGGCGGGTTCGAATACCGTGTGATCATGTGTGTATCGAAGTGCCAATTCGTTCAGTCCAATAACAAACGCATATGCTGGAGTTAATCTTACAACTCGATAAAGAAACAGCACGAAAAAAGATTTGGTCATTCTGACAATCTCCTGTTTGGAGTAGCCCTTAGACGTTGGCTGATCAAGTAAATCTTCGTAGAACGTTTCTTGGCTTATAACGGAGACCGATAATGCAGAATTCGTGTAGCCGTTTAGATTCTTGTTTATATCCTTATCGGCGCTTTCtggctttttatttaattttctacttGCTTTTTTATCTTCCGTCCTCAAGAATAGAACAGTAACGAGAAGCCCGCTGAAAAAttaagacataaataaaatggtcGTATTCAGTATTTGTGAAATTTCGTGATATTTATATCGTTTTTACCTTATAAAGAAGAAAGTATCAACGCAATACGAGGCATTGCCGACAGATTGGTAAAGAAAATTGCGTTCAGTTACAACTCTCATTGTCTTGTTATCAGcgatataaaatatagtcaGATAGGTATGTACCATAATTACCCACAAAACTGACATAAATCTGaaagaaaagtatttatttaagcacaAATAAGTTTGAGATTATAACAAATCGAAACAAGaacttctaaaatatttataacctgTGATAGAGAgatcgattttaattttataaaattcatagcCATTTACGTCACGTAAATCCATTATTTTCAATCATGTTTTCACATAAAATTAGGCTTCAAGCTCGAGCTCAAAGAGAAATCCGCTGATATTTATGTGATAATATAgcttatcattaaaattttcatcgTATATTAAGTCAACATTtcagacattttatttaaattaaatatttttcaggcaATATTAAAGCTATTGATTTCCTACCTCATACCATGCAGACACGTGAGGGCGCCATCGTTGGGCTTTTGGGTGCCAAGAATTGCTCTTCCGTTGGAGAGAATAGAAAATGAGAGGATAATCTCGGACCACATTCCTGTGAAGAAAAATGTCCTATTAAGTGTTAATTTAAAGAAGCAATTTTTATACATGTAACTTATACTAGAAGATACAACGTGTTTCAGAGCTATCGTTTGCATTTTTAGTATATAGTCAAAATATAAGTCAAGATGTAGTTGCTAGTCGCGATTTCACCctcttcaaatttataatattaacgtaACAAGAGTGAAATTCATGTTTTAATTAAGACTAAAAGGGTAATTTTCGAAacggttatattttttatttatttttttttcacgtgCTTTTAAGCATCTGCAGTAACAGAATACGGCATTTTTGGTAGCCATTTTTTTCTCATTTGATACCCATTTAGACCAATATCTATGAATTTTCCAAAAAATGACAAGTTTTATCGAGTCCAGACTCCGACCTCACCAAACTCCTGTTTATtattcgtataatataatattcttattcgtATGTGTTTAAACTTCTAGCAATTTTTACTTACCGCATGTTTCTCGACGtatatctttatctttattgtCTTCGTCTGATACTTTTTCATCTTCGTTTGCGTTATTATTtgactgaaaaatatatttttataagttttttttcatagttattGCTATACCTTTATTAAAtccttatacaataaaaaacctgagaaaattatttagttattataaaatttaatatatatatatataaactaaataatagtaattattatatatttattggataaaTTGGCATTGTTGGTTCTTATTATTCGTTGTTGTAACAAAAGATTAATTTCGAAAGCAGCATTTGTAATTCCCGTTTGCTGAACTCGGGTTGAACATTTGCAAAATTGtttacgatttaatttaaagccAGCATCGGGAGCAACTACAACGGGATACCTCGTGTACTGAGATACGTATTAAGCTCAGAGGAAATCTTAAGTAAATTTACTGGAATTTAGAtcgaaaaatgttttttcacgAAACCTGAAACTCGAGTAGCGAGAACACCAGGTGTTTGAATAAAGTTGGCTGTATTTACAGTGGTTTTGTTTACCGAGCGACATTTGAGACTTTAaaatgttacgtctcttgtatTTGAACTTTAACTGGCCAGAATGTTTGtataaagtatgaaataaattatatttaaatgaacgatattacgtaataattatgcggcttgataaattaaattgaatattgaaaTGATGTACCAACAGTGGGCTTATGATTATTGTTGGCGAGTTCCAGATCTTCTTGTTCCTTGAGACGATAGCGACGTTCGAGGTAGCCTTCGTAGACTGAAGCAACGAACATCCATAGCACCACAACTAGCATCGCAGCCCTGTTATGAatatgcataataaataaagtacacttcatgtttatttatagcTATTGGAATACTGCTTTGCATAATTCCGGATTTGTCTTGCATTTGTGTTCTattctttgtttgttttatcgtagaatgtttgaaaaaattCTTGAATactttttgaagaaaaaatacatttgttttaaatgaatcgctgacttaataaatcatattttttggcGATGGAAacatcgttatttatttatttatttatttaatatggaacTCCAACACAGGtacatatgtaatacaaaaaatacaagtatagacaatgaaatattaaatgtacctcCAATTATAGGAGAACACAACATGCACTTATAAAGTATTGAActctaaaacaaaacttaagaaataaaaataaaagaaaaaaaaagaaaagctaaaactaataattacaaaacaatgaaataaaataatttatcgaaaactatttaacaaatctaaactaaacaaaatgtaaactaaacaaaatgaaaataagttcagaaacaaattatagaaacaaatttactttgacTAACTTTGACTAACAATTTGCATAAAAGGCATAACATTTCTTCTTGAAAGTGCTAAAAGTGTCGAAACCCATGTCGATAGTTGGTATTGCGTTATATAAGCGTGTCATTCGGGCTAATGGTGAATTTTTCCCAAGATTGGTTCGATTCTTACTCATTTTGAACAGTGGACATGGGTTTCGAGGTGGTCTTCGTGGCacgtttatattaagtttttcgaGCAAATAATTACTGTCCACTTTATTATGAAAAAGCTTATACAAAAAGGCTAAATCCAATAAGGATCTTCGCACACGAAGAGGTTGCATTTCGAAGTACTTAAGTCTATCGCTATAGCTTTTTACGTGTACCCTCATTTTGTAACACAAGTGTCTCAATAATCGTTTTTGCACATTTTCAATACGATCATCATATACCTTATATAACGGTGACCATACTTGACAACAATACTCAAGTTTACTCctaacataacaattataaagtcGAATCATGGTGGATGTCCTCCTGAAGTCTTTAGATTGTCTTATAATAAAACCCAGTGATTTCAACGCAGAAGTGACAATGACATCAACGTGAGCATCGAAGCGGAGATTACTGTCAAATATAACGCCTAAATCACGAACCGTTTTTGACTCCTTTAGATGTTTTTCGGAGATTGTATATGAACTAATTATTGGATTTCTTTTTCTTGTGAATCTAATGAAACAGCACTTCAAGGGATtcaaatacactttatttttctgACACCAGATTACTAGATTATTTAGGTCCTCTTGAAGCTCCAAGACATCAGACTGTTGCTTAATAATCTTAGTGATTTTGAGATCGTCTGCAAACATGTATACACGTGAGTGCTTCATTACCGTCATGAGATCATTtatgaacaatataaaaaagagtGGACCCAAATTTGAGCCTTGAGGGACCCCGGAGGTGGCAATGTAGGGATATGATTCATAGCCATCGATGACGACTTTCGCTGGCCTATTACAAAGATAAGATTTACACCATGTCAATAAAGGATTGGAAATTCCGTGATGCGCCAGCTTAAGAAGCAATAGATCGTGGTCAACTTTGTCGAATGCCTTTGAAAAATCTGTATAGATAGAATCAATTTGCAAATTACTGTCCACTGCGTCTATAAGATCTGAAaggtagtttaataaatttgtatttgtggACCGCATAGTAATGAATCCATGTTGATCGGGTGATAGAAGAGGTTTGACATGATGAAAAATAAACGGGTAAATAAGGGATTCAAAAACCTTCGACATTGCTGATAGGATCGAAATTGGCCTGTAATTGCGTACACACTCCTTATTACCGTCCTTAAATATTGGTACTATTCTGGCCTCTTTCCACTTATCCGGGAATATTCCACTGTAAATAGAGGTATTATAGATAATTGCTAGTGGTAAAGATATAGAATCAGAAcagtttttcaaaaatataggtGGTATATTATCCGGTCCCGCAGTTTGATGCACATCaagtctttttaatttaattgcaacacttttttgagaaataaatatattttccatttcgTTACAAGATGTCGATTTACTTAAGCTACAGCTCGAATGGCCAAGGTTTGTCTCAAATACGCTTGAGAAGTTAAGAGCAAAAAGATCGCATATGCCTTTTTTGTCTGTTGTTTTACTTTCATTAAATGACATGATAGGTGGATAGTTGGAACTATTCTTATGTTTATTCTTTATGTGTGTCCAGAAGTACCTTGGATTATTACTTATAGCGGACTCAATTGACATAATATAGCTATTATAACAGTGATGCATAAGTTTTTCACAATCATCGCGAAGATATTGGAATTCAAGTAAATCTAgaggatttttatattttttataacgagtgtgatatttatgtttttgcttaatcagataaattaaattagaattaaaccAAGTtggatacttattattatattttttacttttaggaACATGCTGCTGGATTATTTCTCTTAATATACTATAGAATTTATCTATCATAAGATTGACATCGTCATAAATGAGGAGTTCCTCTAACCAAGATATTTTGTCCAAGgctgatataattttatcgtaatcTGCTTTACGAAAATTAAACCTTATACTCGTAGGATTCGCTTTCGCATTTTCTTTACTCAATGGAAACGAAACAAATATCTCTAAAGGAGGGTGATGTGAGTCGACTTTACGTAGTGGTGGTTCGCATTGTTTTATCTTAAGAAAATCcgaatcaaataaaactaaatctaaAACTCGGTCATTCTCGTTAGTAATGCAGTTAAATTGCCGGATGTCGTTCAATTCCATAAAATCCGATAGGACATTATGTATGCCGCAACCAGAATTAAATTCAGGTACTAAGTTAGAACCAGATTCGCTTGAATTCcatgtaatattattgatattaaagtcACCTAGAATTAAGGTATATTTAGAAGAATTCTGCTCAAATAATTTGTTGGCTtcatcaaaaaaattattaaatgttcttAGGTTCATCGGAGGAGGAATATATACAGCgcagatttttaaaaattctttactTTTGCCTGAATTTACTTCTACCCTAATCCATAGATCTTCATAATGGCTACTATGTCCTAAAATCTTACATGACGGGAATTTTGTCGAAACCGCTATTAATACACCTCCTCCGAGCCTAGCGTCAGCTCTGTCAGTcctataaacattatatctaCTGTCGAATATTTCGTTGTCAAATATGGTACCGTTTAACCAAGTTTccgtaaatacaattatatcgtagttcgtatttaaaatttttagggATACATCCATAGTGTTAGACCTAAGACCCCtaacattttgataataaatatgtaaccaGCACTTGccgaaataaattacaatttgtacATGCGATGGAATATACACTTATAAATAATgcatagtattaatattttatttagaatcagTTCGCTGATTGACAAAAgagccacatgatggtaagtgttcactaAGCATTttctctgtaagaaatattgaccattcagTACATCTTCTACATCTACATCCCTTGTGTagacacactggctcactcacccttcaaatcgaaacataatCACACAAAGTAttatgtttggcggtagaatatttgagttGGGGTACCAGACAGCTggcacaaattataaaattattacataattttgataaattcgaAAACCTATTATTACGGattatatcacattaaaatCTGGACAGACGACTGACACgacattaatcataattaaattgataaaccGCTGTAACATTTTGTTcagtagaatataattaatgtcagcgtgtgatttattaattgaatcatTAAGTACcatatttcatttgaataagtATGTTATTGTTAAAAGCTCACGTTCTGTTGTGTGTTTGAATTAGCTTGTTTAAAGTAGGATTTTAACACAAGGCTAAAGACGTAA harbors:
- the LOC125069452 gene encoding nose resistant to fluoxetine protein 6-like encodes the protein MYVTNMFFVTLLVLVSVVSGEVNSTEGVRASRMAWMKGLLEHHDWINILNGNHSLPEKCEADLRQYIIALNQGLLWASKIYDASGQYTPNILFGNEYWLGSQNACRDLQLKQYYAQTPPFPTTFYVAKINLTVDGDHVPQTRPMLVGQCVPASCSKDALKTLLDSSEALIAGRAAAVGIDASFTTLYVRPVPGSYDILNDPKFHILGAAMLVVVLWMFVASVYEGYLERRYRLKEQEDLELANNNHKPTSNNNANEDEKVSDEDNKDKDIRRETCGMWSEIILSFSILSNGRAILGTQKPNDGALTCLHGMRFMSVLWVIMVHTYLTIFYIADNKTMRVVTERNFLYQSVGNASYCVDTFFFISGLLVTVLFLRTEDKKASRKLNKKPESADKDINKNLNGYTNSALSVSVISQETFYEDLLDQPTSKGYSKQEIVRMTKSFFVLFLYRVVRLTPAYAFVIGLNELALRYTHDHTVFEPAIFDHINCDLYWWRNLLYINNLFPQKDMCMVWSWYMANDTQFYVIGIILLLISVKHIRFAMVSLILVLVSSWATTIYVSVWHQYKARIQEPFEMFDPLYDKPWSRIGPYLVGMMVGWYLHKTKCQVRIPYWLVAVGWPTALVIITSLIFGMVDGYFEVWPTAFYVSVGHTGWGVALAWISVACCCGYGGLINSALSYRGLLPLSRLTYCAYLVHPTIMMYTSFLLDGPLHLQNSMVLTIYAGYAVMAFLASFAISLAFEAPAVRLLKIISAGDRSKKSVD